tcgatactcatatatacgtgctgatatataccgatatgtaccgatcaatacataccaatacataccaatacataccgcAACGTACATTTtatctcaattttatatttttcatagagtcgtatcgaggcatgtcgtatcgtatcgatgtgtattagtgatgTATTGAtgtatatcggtatgtattgtaggatatatatcgatacgaaatgatttaaaaaattcaatgtatcgtatcggtgtgtatcgtatcggccgactaaatttaagatacgtatcggagagtatcgtatcggtatcggagatacttaaaaccatgctaaTAGTGGTCTCAAAGCCAAAATGAGAAgggttttaatttttcatttgttgTTAGAGGAACTTAACTAGGTTAGAGTTTCAAAATTGCCACCAGAAAATGATTACAGAGCAATCCCATCTGTGTAAATTGGGCATTGTTGAAGCAATCCATTCATATAAGTTGGTTGTTGCTTGAGAAGTCTTGTGGCAAGCACATAGAATTAAGCCTAAGAAAACATATACAATTAAATatgggaaaagaatgctactcTAGAACATCTTCACTGCATGATAGAACAGGGTAATATGATCTTTCCacatgtttgagattttaaaatgtaaccgtaatCGTACGAATCAacgtagctacgggtcaaacacagggagaacaaccactttattttttgcttcttttaataatgtgaaagtgaaccgattaatggttgtgatctaattctaactatcatcctaaacatatgtatctaaaataacgtcctaaccattcatcatctaagaatttaaatacgcaagccacacaattaaaattaaataaataaataacccacgcaattaaaaagtaatgaagaaaaaaacactaaaataaaactaaagtaaaagaaagagaataaagctagagagaggctcacaagtaggtttctctacttagcccttttggatgcatcataatatgagtttcgctacttgaccagagagtcactcttacaagggttactctacttggctttagggaaagtgaggcaattaaaataaaaaacaataaaatgacggttctatggctaggaggggcaaagccaacacatacactagccatgaaccttgggggaaaggaaaagcaataatgtaacgactgatattaaaattctaaattaagaaagaaattgtagtcagaagagggaatgaggggaaagaagactattgaaaaagcctacctacctgaatcaatgcttgaacttgaaagcttgggtgatttaaGATACTGGCAACCCTAAAAACctgatctggaatgaaccaaatctgaaatttctaggcctggagaaaacaaatcttgaaaaaaaaaactgaacttgaaaaagagatgttccacagctcgtgatcttgtcacctagatctaagcctagaactacaacttaaaaattacaactcaattgtataaatcataaacataaaaggctgaataaaaataaaagagtgcttgtattaattgaaataaaaaactattataaaagtgattgaaacaaaaataaagaataactaaaactaaagagagggagagaaagagagagagaaaagaactaagcataaactagaaaataaactaaggggaataatccttctaggaggggggaggaaggggcttttgtagggctttggtcttgcctccttccttctacaagtcttctttaaaaaaagaaagaaaattaaattaaattaaatcttgataaaaatcctcattctctaagatattgtgtgaggaaagagagaatttgtttccaaaattgacaaattctattcattccttgcaatatttaccaatatcttgcaatcttgacaaaatcagaaaagaatctCTACATagtgtaggtatcatggacctccgccccccGGGATCGGGATATGGcacgtagcgcgtgtacacacgctagggttcgaccctaatgagatgagatagtatcccccggtcatcaaatgccaaaggGGGGGACACatgttatgggtaaaagggagtcgccacctagaaagggtctaggacccataaatgtctcccccaatcaagggagagagactaatgactctgatggataaggctggtttgcaccaagattctagataagtgtcaagtgacagactgggaaggtgttaggcacccagtctgcccgacccttaggccggtctctttttgtttgactaaagtttgtttgtaccctactaactagtcctaaatctaggtcattgaaaaccctaaactaggtatctaagcatgacatgtgaaaaccctaaaaaccaagtgtctaaattatgctagataggttatgatgcaaataatgaaatgattacgctaattaaataagcctaaatgatttaattaatgtattatgagtcttagattaagctaattaaataagcctagttgagcaatttgtgaaaccctaaattgaactaactcgattaattgaacctaacctagatggatgatcaatgaatttatgaaatcctaaattgaattaattaaaatgattaatcctaatccctagtaatttgtgaaataaattattacaatcctacttaatctaattggtaaaaagatttataaattaaatgagacctaattaatttataaaaaaatgaagtggattaattacattaaatgaatgcatttttactaatctacctaatctagtgtaggaggattaaactaaacctacggtttaattaaactaattatgaaacctaattgcactaattatgtttaccttgagctaatcctaagatgagttaaacgttttcaaaaccctagttaagctaatgagaagagaatcttttaactaattaatctagttaattatcctacattaaataactaattaattgattgattaaaataaacaaactactagagggaaaaagattggtaattacacaaatttaataaattgaattgaatgaagaaatcaaatgcagtgattaaaaaaaaaactaaataaattaaccacaattaaataaacaatagtcgaaatgactaattaagttaactaagttactttaattaatctaaattagtactacactaatgcaagtgaatgttggagtacaaaagataggagatagtaggaaaacccaaatccccaatacgcacctaatgctacgagccggtttgaagggggccagccacgcccttgctaacatacgccctagactacgtcccatacgttattaagaggaaaataaaatgaacatCAAACCAAGAAtggataaagaaaaataaagaacaaaggaggggaagattccacatagaaaacataaatgaaataacaggtcCCCTTCCCATGGCCAAAAGATTCATGCCCACATTCTCAAAATTGGATTTTCACCCGACACCAACATTTCCATCAAATTCCTCATTCTCAACATACAATCTGGCTGTTTATCCTATGCCCGAAAGATATTCGATCAAATGCCCAAACCAACCGTCTCCTCCTATAATTCAATGATTGCAGCCTACCTCAAACAAGGTCAAGCTGGAGGATCTCTGAATTTGATCCGCAAACTCACTTCCTCTAGTGAAAAACCAGATGGGTTCACGTTTTCCTTGATTTTGAAACTGCCTACAACAGCTACGTGTGATGTAATGTTGTCTTGTGATATTGGGAAGTGCACTTATACATGTACTCAAAATGTGGGAGAACTAAGGAAGCACGGAGAATTTTCAACTATATGCTAGAAAAGAACGGCCTTTCATGGACTTCCATGATTGATGGGTATGGGAAGAATGGAAATCCTACAGAAGCACTTGAGCTCGTCAACAAAATGCAAATAGATTATGAAATTAAACCCAATTATGTTACATTCCTTAGTGCACTCTCAGCTTGTGGACATGCAGGGCTGGTTGCtaagcagggaagaagaagagaaaaagaagaagaagaagaagaaaatgaagaagaaaggaggaggaaggTGTGGCTGCAGGTCCGGTtgtagcagcagggaagaagaaggagaagaaaggaggtgtGGCTGCAGgtccggttgcagcagcagggaagaggaagagaaaaagaagaagaagaagaagaagaagaagaagaagaaggagaaggagaagaaaggagtGTTCGGTTGCAGGTTCagttaggaagaaaaagaagaagaagaagaagaagaagaagaagaagaagaaggaaaggaagaagagctgGGGAAGTGGGTTCGGTTAGGAGGTTTGGAAGACGATGCTTGGAAGACGATGAGGACGACGACAGTGCAGCCATAGGCGGCGGTGGAAGGCTGTGCTTGAACGGCGGCGACGGGATCACCCTTCCTTTGAGTAGGGAGTGGAAGAacaggagaagatgagaagaaggagaagaagaggaagaagaagtggaGAGGGACggctggagaagaaagatggaagagaggaagaagaatgagGAATGGGATTAGGTTAcacttgagatcctaatctaagggtctagattaaaagagcaaaaacaatttaaaaaggaaaaactagaccaaatcaaatctacttaagtaagcatgttaaataaaaaaaaacaattaaacctaattaatctaaaagaatcaattaattctaaatacctttaattggaccggaataaatcaattcacatctaataaaccgtattgaaccaaactgaaactaattaaacataattaatctaaataaatcaattattaataaattagaaactaatctattaattaaaataattctTAATCgctattgaaagaaaataaataaataaataccttaaaccggctttaatcaagaaacaaggggagataacccttgtgcttcaaggccaaaatcgaaccgaaccgaatcaAACTAAGTCTCCCGGTTCAAGGAAAGATtacacatttaaatttttatactttgagagattctttatttagagaaagggaattagcaaaaaccataTTCCTTCTTTCCAATCTCCtccccttttggaagagaggaagggccattcttatagccttgggacttgagacaattaTCTCATATTTCCGATGtaggactaaaaaactagagagaattgtccaaaaaggcttgcttttagACAaagggtttgggcgccatgtggcacccttcagttgctcggaatggaatctgataccgaactttggagtcaactttcgggggtcatatctttcaaaccgtttgtcggaattcgacgtgtaatatgtcgttagaaagctcagtccgagcactatccaatgatgtgagacaagATTGTAGTCTCGATCAGAaacctttacgaaaatatgcataaagtaaggacccggatcatataatgaaagagagaatcgggcgtcgattcgcatagttctcgcatcaaagtgtaatgtccgacttgaggggacaaacaacaataatccacaacaccaaattctaatttttgaaaacattttctcttgaaagtttataggaaaaaatggtcattttctactctaagtttgaaaattctccaagtctaaaatatccaacatgtaatctttcatattgtcatcattgccggggggtgacaaaattcggtgtctacacatagcatcttcaagattttATGAGGTGGCacggagagagaataatcttcaggattttgtaaaAGAGatgatgtggtaccaatgagtggattccacctttggacaagttagttcaaatttggaccggttcttgattcactttaaacactttctcttgtagacttggaagctaaaaaaaaaacagaaatagtattatccaaagtggggcaacatttacacttatatccctaagatttcacacattattgtgctcatcaccaCACCCTATTGTATTTAGATATACGGGAACGTAAACGGATAGCCATAATGTGATTACTTTTAACTACCACATGGGTGGTGGTCCTATTGGAGCCACACCCATGACTCAACACAGGCCATCAAAATaactttcttttccctttaaataAATGCCATTGGATACTCTTCTCAGCCATGTGGTTGAAAAGTGAGTTGGTGATGTAGTGAATGATAGGtttgttttttctctctctcacttatGGAATAGAAGGCAGAAGCCCATGGCCATGGGCCCATGTGTGCCGCCTATTCTGCCATTGTTAGAGCCATTAGTTCTGGCCTTTCCAACCTCTGCTCTCGTCTTAAATATTATATCGGAATAGGATGCTGGAAAAGAGTTGTGATTTCTTCTAGTAAGGAGTGAGGAGGGGTAGTCCTAAATAAAAGCTGGCTAGAAGTTAATGTGTGCCTACCAACTTTTATGAATATTCAAATACAATAATCTCACCCTACATAGGTCTCCATTATATAAGTTGCAAGCAACAAGAACCTAACTAACACGGAattgcttctttctttctcctccttcatTTGCTTGCTCTCTGTGTCTCTCGATCTTCATATAAATTATGGAACACAAGCAGTctagaaaaggcagttttttccaggattattacatgaaatggCTATCCTCTCGTGAATTGGAATCTATCACAGCTATTTGTGACTCTCTTTTGCCTTCAATCAACTACTCTGGCACCACTGATGAATATGATGATTCCATCGCCACATTCTACAAAACATCTGCGTCCATGACAGGAACTCCACAGCTGGTAAGAAATTAACTTACTCCACAGCTGGTCTTaattaattttggttttaaatctttcttcttctcaatctcaacctatGGTTGTCATAATATTGTAGGTAAAGAAATTAATAGCTGAAAAAGTGGAACAAACTACATTGGGTCCCCTTCGTTTGTCATTACTGCTTTTATCAACATGGCTTGGGACGTTTATTCTTTGTGGGTCAGCTAGTTTGTCAACTCAATTCCCTTACGTACAGAGGTTCTCTCAGATTTCTCAGAAGAAACGAGAGCAGATCCTTCGGTCATGGTCTCTCagctcccttttcttcttcaggACTCTCTTCAAGGTCTTCAAGTTCATcactttcttcattttcttcactCAGGTACATACTATATATGGTCTTAATTAATTTCTCATAATTAATAGAGTGGTACTTTTGgttatctatctatctatctgcCTAAGTTATACAAAACCACAACATTAAGCTTTTGGCGTGAAAAAGctagcaaaaaaaatttttggtgTCAGATTTGTTCCCATGAGCTTAATTATCCAGTAGTAGGACTGCATGTAATGAACTGATCTTCACTGGAGAGCGACTTGAGTGATGTACAGTTTGACGGGTAGATGGGGTTGTGGCCGGTGGTTTTAAGTGGTTAGACAATGTCCATGTGCTATTTTACTGTATATGTCGTTCTCACTTTATGAAGTTTGTTGGTCATTAATGGCATTTTTGTCCGTGATGGTTAGAGCAAATTGATGATTGTATGGATAACTGCAAGTCTTAGGTTCGATTTCCCATCTAATCATTTGTTAGTCTCCCCGAGAATTAatcgaggtgcgcgtaagctaGCTTTAACAcgttgatttaaaaaaaaaaaatagataaacaaacaaacaaactttggtcatcAATAGTTGGGTTGGATGTCTCTCTATACAATGGGTCCCGCTGCCATCTAAGTGGGATGGCAATGGAAAGGTTAAATGGAAAGGCCCATGCACTCCAACAGCGACAAAactaggatttttatgtgggggATCAGATTAAATAAATGAGTGCCAATTGGGTTAGTTGGTCCTACTCTGGACTATGGATCAATTTAAGTGGGGGCTGGCTTTTTGTTTTCGTTTTGTGTTAGGTGGGTGGCTCTGTGTGTTTTATTGGAAGTGTCTATAccaaatttaattaattaaattataaaatagTTAAAGTGTGATTTAGTCATGgataaattaaaacaaattatGACTAAGGATGGAACTGGACATCCCATTAATAAGATTGCAATGAAAATTTTAGGATACAAATGCGATTGTGCAAACTATGTGTATATTGAAACGAATCATGCATACAAGAATTTCACATACACATTATTGTTGGTTTATATGGAACAAAATTTTTGTCAGTAATGTATGATCAGTCTCTTGACCCATGGGGTCCTAATTATGTGGTAATGCATTGTGAATTTTGGCGCACCGTCAATTGATGTCTAACTAATTATATATCGATGCATAAGATTCACAGTGTTTGGCTATATTCGAAAGAGacattcaacatgaaattcTTTTTCCTAATTAGGAGAATATTGAAGAAAGAGAATATTTGTTAGTGACATTTTggtaaaattatttataaattttaaagaattaatatattttattaatatttgtTTTCTCAAACATTTTTAAAATGTTTTAAGGGTTCAATCGGAGATATAGAAAATCTATAATTGTATTTTTGATAGACTAGGGTTTTGAcagtaaataaatatttataaactTTAATAACATTTTCCATAAGAAATATTCTTTTGGAGAATCTAAAATACCTAGGTTCTGAAGTTTATATATTTCCTGGATCAGTCGTGTATCTAGGAAGAAAAGGGCAAGCTACTGCATGGAATAGAACATTTTAGACCCATATCATGGTCATCATAAATGTTAGTTTAGCCGGTTTGGTTCTTAAATCTGATTAGTGTTGATACTCTAATCAAACCAGTAGAATAATAGATCTTATTTTGATTGGGTACTGTGGATCTAATCTTTGACTACCCATATCCTACTGCTTTATGGTTACGCAGGAGAGGTGATAATGGATATGATAGGGCTGAGTAATGACCTTATCTTTACCCACACACTATAACACTATAAGGGATGTTGGATGATTCCACTcactttcatttcttctctttccataGATGTGGACTCcacaaaaaattacatattccattattttctttccttccttttctttgcCAATCCAACTCACAATATGTGGGATCCACCATCACAagttttccattattttttatccGTCAAACAGATAGTCTTCAAGGAAAGTGAGAAGATCAGCTTGTGATTTCGCTTTTCATTCGTTTCAGTTAGATGACAAGAATGCGAACCCAACTTGGAAAGGAATTGGCTACTGTGGACCAgatccaaatttcaaaaatcaaaccaaaagaaaaaaagcaggGTTTGGAAGAGAAGACGATGAGGAACGAATGGAAGAAGAACTCTATGGACCGCTATGTAAAGGCCTAGTTGATCTAACACAACCCAGAGAAGTTGTTGTGGATAAACTTGGAAGATATGGTTTTCCTGTCTCAGTCCACTGCAGAGGAAGTAATTCCCCATCTTTGTCATCTTCTCCTTGTTTAACCATCCATTGCGATGCTGTTGTTGTTGGTTCTGGGTCTGGTGGTGGTGTTGTTGCTGGCATTCTTGCAAAAGAAGGCTACAAAGTGATTGTCTTAGAGAAGGGGAACTACTTCGCAAGAAGCAATTTATCACTTATTGAAAGACCTTCCATGGATCAGATGTACTTAAATGGTGGAGTAATGGTTACTGATGATATGGGTGTGTTGTTACTCGCAGGATCAAATGTTGGTGGGGGTTCTACAATCAATTGGTCAGCTTCAATTAGAACACCTCATCATGTAATGAAGGAATGGTGTGAGGATTATGAGCTTGAGCTATTTGGTAGTCAGGTCTATAAAGAGGCATTAGATGCAGTTTGCAAGAAGATGGGTGTTCAGtctgaagttgaagaagaaggatTCAACAACACAATTTTACGACGAGGGTGCACTGAATTAGGATATCCAGTGACCAATATCCCCCGAAATTCAACTCAAGATCACTATTGTGGGTGGTGTGGTTATGGTTGCAaagatgggaaaaagaaaggtgtTGCAGAGACATGGCTAGTGGATTTGGTGAAATCAGGTAATGGTTTAATTCTACCAGGTTGCAATGCCTTGGAAATCTTACATGAGagaaagaaatggagaaaccgAAATACTGCAACTGGAGTCACCTTTGAATTTGATAATGGATTGGGAAAAGATATCTATGTGGTGGAATCGAAGGTGACAATAGTTGCTTGCGGTGCTCTTAGCACTCCAACATTGTTGAAAAGAAGTGGATTAAAGAATGATAACATAGGGAAGAAcctccatcttcatccagtGGTGATGGCATGGGGTCACTTCCCCAGTAATGATGAGTGGTTAGGGAAAGATAAGAAGAGCTACGAAGGGGGTATAATGACAGCAATGTCCACAGTCGTTGCCGATTTCGAAGGATCGGGCTATGGAGCTGTGATACAAACACCATCAGTGCATCCAGGAGTATACTCTACAGTAATGCCATGGGTTTCAAGCTCTGACTTCAAAGAAAGGATGTGCAAGTTCTCAAGGACTGCTCACATATTTGCACTGGCAAGGGACAAAGGAAAAGGTACTGTGGACTCTCAAACCTCATTCACTTATAAATTGGATGCCACAGATGAAGAGAACCTACAGAAGGGATTAGAAAAGATTCTTCGTATGTTGGCTGCAGCTGGGGCTGAAGAGGTTGGAACCCATCACATTATGGGGAAGAAATTGACTGTGAAGAAAGCCAGCAAACATGAGTTTGAGAAGTTTGTGAAAGAGGAAAGCAGTAGGAGACTTAGGGACTTGTCCACACCAATATGCTCTGCACACCAAATGGGAAGCTGTAGGATGGGAGTTGATGAGAAGCATTCTGTGGTGAACCAGAAAGGGGAGACATGGGAGGTGGAGGAACTGTTTCTGGCAGATACAAGCGTATTTCCAACAGCATTGGGTGTGAATCCCATGGTCACCGTCCAGGCCATTGCTCATACTACTGCACACTCAATTCTTGAAGTTCTtaagaggaagaaggatggaTACTAATCAAACAAGTTGATTTTATTATCTTCttgattatttattattgtcTTTAGTAAATGTAAAATTCTGTAAAAGAACTTGAAAATGCATTCAGTGCCTTCTTTGTTTGTACAATGAAAGAATATTCCCTTCTCTCTTGAATCATGGGATTGAAGgtgaaattaataaataaataaataaaacattatatatatatatatatatatatatttttttttttttttNNNNNNNNNNNNNNNNNNNNcaaccaaatgatgaattgttgaacttcgatttcttaaatcgatttgtaaccgggttggttttgatttttggtctagtttgaattcgattttccatacaaatgtatacaaaactattcaaattttaatttttttaatgaattttggagtgtttcggtttcttaccggtttggtttcggtttcggtccgggttttgagccgatttcggtttggtttcgggttcatctggttttcggtgcggttcggtttggttttggggttacaatacttgaaaccgaaccgaaccaataaggcttcggttcggttcggtccgggttgttatcggttcggtccggccggttttaccggttcggtttcggaattgacacccctacataggACATGTCCTTTTTAGACTTTTAATGAAACAAATAACCTAAATGCCATGATTTTCAATCTTGGTATTAAAGATTGGATCAAATGTATGTCCTGGCCTGACCAAATATTTGTCTTATATGGATAGGATACAATAGGTATCAATTTGTGCTAACATATCCCGATTCACTTAATTCTATCCCAACAGTGTTGCCAAAAGTTTTC
This genomic stretch from Macadamia integrifolia cultivar HAES 741 chromosome 2, SCU_Mint_v3, whole genome shotgun sequence harbors:
- the LOC122093978 gene encoding long-chain-alcohol oxidase FAO4A-like isoform X2, whose translation is MVSQLPFLLQDSLQGLQVHHFLHFLHSDDKNANPTWKGIGYCGPDPNFKNQTKRKKAGFGREDDEERMEEELYGPLCKGLVDLTQPREVVVDKLGRYGFPVSVHCRGSNSPSLSSSPCLTIHCDAVVVGSGSGGGVVAGILAKEGYKVIVLEKGNYFARSNLSLIERPSMDQMYLNGGVMVTDDMGVLLLAGSNVGGGSTINWSASIRTPHHVMKEWCEDYELELFGSQVYKEALDAVCKKMGVQSEVEEEGFNNTILRRGCTELGYPVTNIPRNSTQDHYCGWCGYGCKDGKKKGVAETWLVDLVKSGNGLILPGCNALEILHERKKWRNRNTATGVTFEFDNGLGKDIYVVESKVTIVACGALSTPTLLKRSGLKNDNIGKNLHLHPVVMAWGHFPSNDEWLGKDKKSYEGGIMTAMSTVVADFEGSGYGAVIQTPSVHPGVYSTVMPWVSSSDFKERMCKFSRTAHIFALARDKGKGTVDSQTSFTYKLDATDEENLQKGLEKILRMLAAAGAEEVGTHHIMGKKLTVKKASKHEFEKFVKEESSRRLRDLSTPICSAHQMGSCRMGVDEKHSVVNQKGETWEVEELFLADTSVFPTALGVNPMVTVQAIAHTTAHSILEVLKRKKDGY
- the LOC122093978 gene encoding long-chain-alcohol oxidase FAO4A-like isoform X1, which gives rise to MEHKQSRKGSFFQDYYMKWLSSRELESITAICDSLLPSINYSGTTDEYDDSIATFYKTSASMTGTPQLVKKLIAEKVEQTTLGPLRLSLLLLSTWLGTFILCGSASLSTQFPYVQRFSQISQKKREQILRSWSLSSLFFFRTLFKVFKFITFFIFFTQLDDKNANPTWKGIGYCGPDPNFKNQTKRKKAGFGREDDEERMEEELYGPLCKGLVDLTQPREVVVDKLGRYGFPVSVHCRGSNSPSLSSSPCLTIHCDAVVVGSGSGGGVVAGILAKEGYKVIVLEKGNYFARSNLSLIERPSMDQMYLNGGVMVTDDMGVLLLAGSNVGGGSTINWSASIRTPHHVMKEWCEDYELELFGSQVYKEALDAVCKKMGVQSEVEEEGFNNTILRRGCTELGYPVTNIPRNSTQDHYCGWCGYGCKDGKKKGVAETWLVDLVKSGNGLILPGCNALEILHERKKWRNRNTATGVTFEFDNGLGKDIYVVESKVTIVACGALSTPTLLKRSGLKNDNIGKNLHLHPVVMAWGHFPSNDEWLGKDKKSYEGGIMTAMSTVVADFEGSGYGAVIQTPSVHPGVYSTVMPWVSSSDFKERMCKFSRTAHIFALARDKGKGTVDSQTSFTYKLDATDEENLQKGLEKILRMLAAAGAEEVGTHHIMGKKLTVKKASKHEFEKFVKEESSRRLRDLSTPICSAHQMGSCRMGVDEKHSVVNQKGETWEVEELFLADTSVFPTALGVNPMVTVQAIAHTTAHSILEVLKRKKDGY